Genomic segment of Salvia splendens isolate huo1 chromosome 12, SspV2, whole genome shotgun sequence:
cataaaaaataataacaacaattAGATACAATGTTTTTCTATAGACCCTAATTTAGTAAATTTGAAACAATGTTATTATAAACCCTAATATTATGCAATAAACAAGAAATAAGAGAGGAATGTTGACAGATTGAAGAAAACTTACCTGAATGTTGGAAGATTGAAGAAAACTTGCCGGAAATTGGAAGAAATCGCCTCTTGTATGCGCTGCCCTTTCTTCTGTTCTCTCTACACGCAGACTGAGAGCTTCTGCCTTTGTTCTCCCGTTTTGTTTAAAATAGAGATGCATGATAATCACGCATTTTAGTTAAAGGTCATGCGTcgtcaattaaaaataaaaaaaaataaaagtagatctacgctattgcatttaatttcacaaaattaaatgtctcgtcatatttattattggtcaaaatCCTTTGACCAATCATGATTCCaagtactccctctatcccttAAATTTTGCCACACTTTGACCGAGCACgggtttttaaaaatataatggaaagtgagttgaaaaagttagtggagtgggtcttatttttatacattagttttataataaaatgtgagttggaaTGAGTTGGTAAaatatggggtccactaccaaaaatggtaaaaagtgaaatgtgacaaattttatgggacgggtggaaatagaaaaatgtgaaaaaatttaagggacggataaagTATTATTTTTGCCAAATATAGTAATGACTCTATTATGTTAGAACGtcccaaaaaagaatacgagttTATTAGTGTGGAATGAAAGGAGTGATAACATATTCAGTGATACATCCATACCAAAGTGGCAAAATCAGGTGGTGTTACTAACTAATGAATCTTTGACAAATGGAAGTATAATAGGGTCCACCTCCACTAGACATGCACACTTGTAAAGTTATTTTTAGAATATATTCATAGACTATTTTCAATAAAAACTACTTAATCTTTAAATATGgaaaatcaatatttttttaccTCTTATTTCAATGTACatacttttaaataaaaattaaattttagtattaAGCTACTGACTACATGTATAATCGTTTATATGCTTTAACAATAAAGAAGATGAAAAGATGAAATTATTGTCATGCTTTTATTTGTGCAGAATTTTCAATTATATGGAGTATGTACTTATCCCCatagattttaaaaattagtatcaaattattttatattatatgattaatTGTGTAgagttttcaaatatatatataattatcgccataaaattttaaacaatACTAACAAAGTGTATGGTTAAAATTTTTGCGGCAAATaaaaagattattattattattattattattattattatacggTATATTATAGTATACAGGGGGCAACTAACATTTTAAtgctataattttttttcttatgtacTTATGCgtataaatttatatatgaaaaatctacaaaaataaaaagcgTAGCGccaatatttcatttttctatcTTCTTTTTTCACATGCATGTAAACGATTATATACCCTTAGTAagttaatatgaaaataaatattatatctATTTAATGATCATGCAATTTCCATAGAATTAGTTTAATGAATATCTCCTAAAAATAACTGCATTAAATTTCATGTCTAGTTGGATGTGGTTCCATTTGTCAAATATTTATTAGTTGGACACACTACATATTAATCCACTTTGGTATAGATAGATCACTAAATATTTTCTCAGAAAGGAGTACCAAATAGTAGGAATATTCTTTACGAGTAACCAATTTACAAAGGTCATCCTAGCCTACGACATGTATACAGGAGGCTTTAGGAGAATCAGAACGAAATATATGAATACATAATTACGCCCGAAAAATAAGAACCTTGATCAAATCTATTAAATCAAATCTAAAAGAAACACTGTTTAGATGATACAAAAATATCAATACCTCTCTACTAATTTTGTAACTCTGATTATGATTATACTCCTAGTTAGTTTGTTttgatataataatatttttatctcATTTACTTTTACATTCATATTTCACTCTTTAATTACTTGTTGATATTAGTGCgtcatcaaaataaataatcattgaaaatttattatataaatttattttctatttaatccTTATAAAAACACAACCACCGAATATAATTAGAATTGAgtgattataaaaataattagagtGGCGCAGCGAAGCATGGTGGGCCCATTTCCTGGTCGAAACCTATATATCATAAAACACTCATCCCCTGtaattatactattaaataCGTCATCTTTATACAACAAAAGCACCTCATTGATTAATCCAAATTATGTCAATTTTTTCTTAGTATAAGGTTGGGTTTGAAGCTTGCTTATTAGAAGTTGCAGTGTCTTCCTCGCTTTCTTACTGGATGTCCTAAGCACACTTCACTACATAGGTGCCTATGCTTAATACAGTTCTCTTGCTTGCTTATTACAGTTGAGGAACAAACACTGACTGATTGAATAACTAAATTCTCCCTTGTTCCAACTGATAAGGATCAAACAACCACCCCTTCCTTAAATGTTGCTACTTATTGTGACAGTAGCCGAGAGAGTCCTGCTGAGCTAAGGTCATCCACTAcgttgtctctataccgtcccttaactactatttgaccactatttgagggccccactgtccttttttcctccatcccttaactaagggacggaacctgcaacgctccgttccttaaccgtcccttattccgtcccttaattactattcattcaatttcattttttatttttttttccaacccaattcaatttaaacaaacacaattcattaaaattaaaacaacattaaaacttaaacttataaaaaaaagaaaaaaagacataattaaaattctaaaaaaataaaaatgacataatttaatcttctccaccaaagttttcccaaatgtgctcaattagatcctcttggagttgggtgtgggcgctagagtcgcgtgtccttacccgaatagccaaccgttcttgtatagacggatgcgctccacttcgcggcggactacttgcggttgagcttccgggggattcgggatcgaaccaatttccctcattgggtccttcgtctcggacaatcatgttgtgcaagattatgcacgtatacatgatgtcgaccatgctctccatgaaccacgaacgagtcggggctttgatgagtatgaaataggattatttatagagtaaaaaaaattaaaaaaaggaaaataaaaaattaacggtaatattaccgtttgaaaattaatttttttttattaaaattcaaattttttaaaaaaaaacgaattattgcgtcatccgtgacgactcccactcgcgggccagcgagtgggcgtcacgcaagCATCGGGCGCGCGACACGTCTCCCGAGCGCGTGGCGGGACGGCGCGTCCCGTGTCTCGCGtctacgggctacgggacgagacgggcgcgggcTCGGGACGGGATGATCGTTGCAACGGGTCCCGCGGAGGacccgtccctccgggacgaaacgcgagcccggcgcgggaTGCATAGTGGATGGTCTAAGTAACAATATATTCAATATGATAATGTAGCAGAATCCGGTGGTGACGCCTCAGAGAGTGACAAGAAAACGACAAGTCATCGAGCATTCATAATATAATGAGGCCAGGGTGTGAGGACCAATGAATGAAGGATAACTGTATAGCTTGAAATTTAATGGAAACATTTGATCAATGGATTAGTTATAAGGGATGAAAAGTAATGCGCACAGAGATAATCACCGTTTACTTCTCTTATAAAGCAGATTATGAAATATTGTAGACTTTGTAGTATTACACTTAAAGAAACATACTAAGTACAAGGTGGGATATCAAAAACTGCTTTAACAAATAGATACTCATATATTAATCTAGCTTGTTTCCAATTTAACATAACACACTTAAATCATGCCTGACTTGCATCCAAGTTATCCAACTCAATTCTATGTCCTTGCTGCCATCATCAAATGGGACTCCTCCGATAGCCCCTCTAGCGATACTATTCCCGAGTAGGTGTTGCGTTTCTCTTGAATATGGCGTACGCATCACTGTAAATCGCCACCAAACTAGCAAACACAGCCAAACCAACCATGAATACCGCCAAAGTTTTCTGTTTCCACGTCGTGATGCCATGACCGTCCCTGAAAAGTGAAAACCAACACCACAGTTGAATAAAAAACAGAGAAAAATACACTTCAGCAGAGAAGAGGCAACGGATGCTACCTTAAAACGATGATACCAGGAAAGATGAAGCCGATGCAGACAGCAGTGGTTGCACCGGTGAACTGAAAGGCGTCCCAAATGCTGGGAATGAAATTGGCCCCCAGAAAGATGACGGACATGAGGGCAATTGTGAGGGAGGTGAAGCGCATGTTGTCAGCCGTGAGAGggatggaggaggaggagaagaagaggcCATCTAAGTTGAGACGGAGGGGGTAGAAAATGACCGGGAAAACCAGCATCAAATGAAGGGCGTAGCTAACACGGACAGCATCATTGAGCTGGGAGCTGAACGGGATGCCAAGATCCGTGTCAAAGTTGGAGAGCACGTCATCAAGGGTGGCGTCACCGAACAAGAGGAAGCCGAAGAAGCTGGTCATGATGTAAATGACTGAGCAGAGCAGCAGGGATGTTCGAACCACCGGTTTTATCAATGAAGGATCTTCCAGCTCATTTTCAATACTGTGCACTACACCACACCACAATACTTAACTAGCTAACTTGATTAAAAACTAAAGCATAACTTTGGAAGAATCGTATCATACCGTTGAAATGGCATACGTAGGCGGTGACGAGGACAGGGACGACGGTGAAGAGCGTCCAGATGGAATTGAAGTCAGAGATATCCGGGAGTAGGCGAGGCCACATAATGCTTCCTTGAATAAACTTGGCAACGGCAATGCCTGCGGTTATCACAAGGAACACCACTGCAAGGAAAACAGCCACCGCAGAGGTGTGCCGCAGAGAATCTGCAACCACTCTCCACAATCAACAAACAAACCTCATTTCTTCAAAAATTTTCTATTAATTCTCCAACTTTCACCCTTTCCAGTTTTAGTACTACAACAGATACAGGGCAAGTCCCTTTGTAACATCAATAAAACTCCCTCTTCCCCCAATCAATATTCTTTTTCGAGTTATTCTAAGGTTAAGTTTAAACATCAATTTCTTAGTAATAAATTATAGCTTACCAATGCGCTTGAGAAAGGCCAATGGAGTGAAAACCCCAAGCGTAGTGACAACAAGGACGAAGAACCGGCCGGTCCACCACTCCTGGCCGAACCAGCTCTCCATCAGACCGGGGTGATGAATTCCGCTCGAAGTCGAACCGGAAacgacatccccttcacaattcAATTCGATCAAAacgaaattcaaaattttgaagaAGTAAAGTGTAAATTACAAGAGAAATACCGAGTATGATCATGTAAACAACCAGCACGCCAATATTATTGATGACGACGCAGACCTGGAGCGCTTTCCGGCCAATGGCGCCGAACGCGTCGCCCATGACGGCGCCGTAGGAGGCGACGGCGCCGGCTTTGCTGAAGCGGAGCAGCATGCCTATGGCGAGCTCCGTGAGGACGCCGACGAAGACAATAGCTACGATCCCGAGGATGAGGCCGAGGACCTTCATGGTGGCCGGCAGCGCCATGATTCCGGCGCCGATTATAGTCGTGGAGAGGTTGAATACTGCTCCGGTGAAGGAGGCTCCGTTGGCTTCTCCGTGGGAGGAGAAGCTGCTGCTCTCCGCCTTCTTGTTGATCAATAGAGGCGTTTTCTCATCGATGATTCGGACGGATACTGATTCTCTCTTTGATTTCTTCGATGAGGAGCTTCTAGGTTTCTTCTGGCTTTTGGTCGTCATGTTTGCTGCGATTGTAGAGATGGAATGTTGGAATTGGGATTGGGATTGGGTGAATAAATCTCGCGAGAGAAACAAGTGCGTGAAAAAAGCTGCAACTTATCAATGAAAAGTTATCAACAAATTTGACCagattttagagagagaagttaTCAACACGtttattttccttatttctGCTTTCATAGTTTGGTAAATGTCGTGATTGGGTTTGTCGAGCCGACACCTGGGTTAATGGTAGAGGTGTTATTTGGATTGCGTATGTAAGGTTTACTCAAATAATCATCTGCGTAATTACATTTATAACATGAGATAGTATAGATTTTGAACTACACATAGTTTCCCTACCAAGGTGAATTGCCATATGATCAAAATCATACTCCTTCTGTTTAATAATATcgaagtcattttgtcattttaatacaTTTCTAATGGTGGAAccgttttattatttttagtaaaagtcaaccatttcttctcacttactttatgcTACTTCATCTCTCcctcatctctctactttttttcatttcttactttattgttcatttacttaactcacttaatataattttttaaaatagcgtgccaaaaagaaacgtATCCACTATCataaaacggagggagtagaaacCTAGCTTGGGGCTTCCTTCTGGATATTTAATGAGATTTAGGTCATCTGCAACGCTATCTCTTattcgtctcttaaccgtctcatcccttaactatccatggctccactgtacttttcactcaatctcttaactaagagacaaaccctgcaaccctccatctcttatccgtctcttaaccatctcttaacttactattcattcaatttcattttttatttttatttccaataaattcaattaataaaaatacatttcattaaataaaattaaattaccacataaaaaaatacaacttaaaattaaaaaaagcacataattaaaatcctaaaaaaataaaaattacataatttaaaatacaattttatagaaattaaaaaaaactactctgccggcgaatcatccccaaaaggcggtggcggtgcactcaagctacctggaggcggaatactaatttgtcttgccatatactcaattccaaCAAGATGGActtgatattgtggaggcgtcatgcgagaagtgtccgccatcgtggcggtcaagtacatggacaatagggtacTCGAGCCCGAGACCGAGACCGAGccagcctggcttgattcgcctcggcccctcctccctctagccgccttcgccgccttggtcccttgcggccgacggcgcccacggaaGGACACCCCGCCATCCTCTGCCGTGCCCTCAATCTTctgcgaggcaacctcttgtgcggcgctgcccgaaccgcccccactagaccAATATTGGCCACCCgctgtgtgcttcgtgcgcttcgaggtcgagcccgagctggatcGGACACCATCGgtccacctttcctcgtctttgacggcctcctaAACATCGACATGTCTAAATTCTTTGTCGGTGTCttcgaaatagactcgcaaagtcgttctcagaatgtcggctctcgtggctccgctttggtaatgagccgcttcgttcttgtagatacctcataattttttgaccttTCTGTCGACTCGATCAAAGTGAGCgcagagcatcttcaatgtgaggcggcgggaccccttcggcttaatctcgttgtaggcctcggtgaccttttcccagaagcacttccgggtttgttgattcccgatgatgggatcgtacgagacgttgatccaggcgttgtacacagccaTCGCGTCCTTgtggctgtacggatgccggcctacatcctcctcctcctcgaccgcctccgcctcttcctccaccgccctggagcttccaccgcctcgtcctccttccggagtgggttcatccggataatcctcccgaatttgggataatccttGCGAActcctcggggcggagggacgagcgtatgcatcaacatcaaaatggggtggttggtaccccgccggcgtcgacgaaccggagccagaaccacccaagacattgtacattcccccagtcgccaaacgcgttgatgtcaaacccgtcggagccgccaccgctatagttgccgtcgccggacattttgtgatgacaattggagaggttagatgaaaatttgagaggaaatggagatgatttgggaagaatagatgtgtatttgtgtgtgaaatgtggaTGAAATAGGAGCCCACTCGGAGCCGCCACCGCTATAgttaccgttttttatttttatttatttatttatttttattaaatttgaattttaaaaaaatgatttattgcatcagcgtaatgaagcccactcgcgggccgacgagtgggcgtcacgcatggcgccggagcgcgtggcgagacagcccgcgatCCGTCTCgatgggacgggcgtctcggcgagaccgggacgagaagggacgctgcaacgcgtctcgccgccgtctcgtctcggcgggacgagatacgagcca
This window contains:
- the LOC121759427 gene encoding amino acid transporter AVT6A-like codes for the protein MTTKSQKKPRSSSSKKSKRESVSVRIIDEKTPLLINKKAESSSFSSHGEANGASFTGAVFNLSTTIIGAGIMALPATMKVLGLILGIVAIVFVGVLTELAIGMLLRFSKAGAVASYGAVMGDAFGAIGRKALQVCVVINNIGVLVVYMIILGDVVSGSTSSGIHHPGLMESWFGQEWWTGRFFVLVVTTLGVFTPLAFLKRIDSLRHTSAVAVFLAVVFLVITAGIAVAKFIQGSIMWPRLLPDISDFNSIWTLFTVVPVLVTAYVCHFNVHSIENELEDPSLIKPVVRTSLLLCSVIYIMTSFFGFLLFGDATLDDVLSNFDTDLGIPFSSQLNDAVRVSYALHLMLVFPVIFYPLRLNLDGLFFSSSSIPLTADNMRFTSLTIALMSVIFLGANFIPSIWDAFQFTGATTAVCIGFIFPGIIVLRDGHGITTWKQKTLAVFMVGLAVFASLVAIYSDAYAIFKRNATPTRE